The Homalodisca vitripennis isolate AUS2020 unplaced genomic scaffold, UT_GWSS_2.1 ScUCBcl_9879;HRSCAF=18518, whole genome shotgun sequence genome includes the window TGTTACCTCTACAGAAAGTGCCTAGGAAGCCAGGTACCGCAGCAAAGGAATACAGAGAAGAGTTTGCTGAATACTTTATGAACAATGGAAAAATCCCCTGGCAAAATGACTACAGTTAAATACATGTGTACCCTGTaccattgattttaataaataaatataaatattttacctctGAACTAAGTGTCTCTCTTGGCAGGTTCTTATCTTTGAGAAATCTTTCCATGATTTCATAAGCAAACCAATTTGGTTTGTATATATCATCAGATTCCGGCTCCACTTTTACAGCTTTCCTTAACCTTTTTCAAACACGTTCTAAATGAAGCCATCAGAGagtcttttttctttttcaattcggTGACAGAAAACTTGTTACCCATCTTGCTTTCGATTCTTTTCCATGCATCgtatatttcatttctatttttgtgattGGGATGAGAAGGGTTCCAAATAACTGGTTCATTCTCATAGTATTGTAAGAAAATCCAACACCAACTCATTAGGCCACTCCATaccttaaaataagaataaaattattgtttatgttatttttcttaagttcataaaatgttaatgagTTAATGGGGAACCCCGGTCAATAACTGTATAGGACATGAAAAcccttaaaattgtaactttaatcatgacaaaatattaaatattaatatttgtaggaatttttaaaacatttaaagaattcagTTTATAATTCAGTAGCCTGGTCATTCACTAGTTTTCAGCCAAATAAGAACTACTTAAcctcaatttaagaaaataaaattcgtcTTACCCAATAGTCAATGAGGCTCTGATGACAAAATTGGAAACCGTGAACAGTTCTTATCTCCCAACCACAAAGCCGAATGTGTGGATGAAGCAAAGTTTGCCTTTTCCCAAATATTCGTCCACTTTGATGTGTGCAAAAGACCGACACTGAACGGGAAACAACGAGCACTAATGTTTGCTGCTTGCCGAATAGACAAACAGACATCCACACTGCTCGCGATTCGGCGAGTCGCTGCTCGGTGCTTGACGAATGACGCATGTCTGGCGCCGccttaaataaactatattaaaaaccATAGCTGTAGCATACATAAATCTGGTTACTCGGAATCGGCAACAACGATATAGAATTCACTCACATCCTACAAATCTGTATCGTGCGAAATCGATCGTGTACGATGCGGTTGCATAGAAATTTCAAAGCCTAAGATAACAACAattcaaaactataatttttttctgatacCTTAAGGATAAGgttatgttttgtgttttgtttacgcGTATGCCTTGTGTCAGAAAGGCTGTTATGTTTTGCTAATTTCAGGAGTGTTGAAATGTTTAAACATGAAATAAGTATCGTTTaacctgttatttttattatattacttttaattcgtttatattatttagttatatatttgaaaGCAAATTAGTCAAGAAATTTTTGTGAATCCATtggaaatacataaatatattcaaCAAATGTCTTTGATAGATTCCATACATTATCTCTTGTATAATAGCAGATGAGTGTAAATGTCATGGCAAAGGAAGAGTTTTGCTACAAGGCCTTGCAAGTAATTGATTGCAAACAAGGTGCCAATCAGAGCAGTCAGATTTAATGgtaagaattataattataatatgatagtttaccattacaaattattttagccTATTTCCTATGATCCAATTTTGGGGATTCTGCACTTGttatttgattgttattgttattatcgAACCAttcaatatacagagtgtttataaatgaatatcatggttttaaaactttgtagttatttttacatataacttaaaattatttcatacatgTCAGGAGTTAAAGCACCTTCTCTATaaaaaccgtacttctcttctgtaTAAATATTCACAGATGATGCAAGCAGGTCGtctgatatgccactttttaaacttcatttcacaATTCTCCATGAGCTTTCGACTAGATCTGTTACTACCAtacgtttattatatgaaaaagtgttttatagttAATACAAGTTAGTTAGGTATTGCTCAAAAATCAGTTCAGACGTATCTTTACgtctatatatttttcacattgcGTCTTAGATTAGTTAAAATTGGTATAACATCTAGTTCATGCAGTGTTcgggtagagtacaataagcggacctcGGTTTTTATTGAGTAGcataatcatcgatacttaatatttatatatagaatatgAGTCTATCTATCATATAAAAATTCCCatattcataataacaatcatagtgggaattaaaataattaatataatacacagtgacaatctcataaataataaaggagctATAAACGATTAAACAAGCAActagaactggaaataggaaaaagtcataaaataaaacaattatgtatgACAGAAAATACGAAATATGATAACCATTTGTGTTTTCTTCTGGGTAGGAATGATCAACCATTTTCAAGAAGTTATTGAAAGCATCCTCTCTAGAAAAGCATACTTCTCTTTTCTGTACAAatacagagatgatctgcaatgCCACTTTTTAAACATAGTTTCACAGTCCACCACGAGCTTTCGACTGTCAGTTATTGTCTATAAAAGATAAAACGTCaattatatgtaaaagaatttatacaatttaattatcattCAAGATCAGTATTGGTGGTTATATTGATAGTTGTAATCCAGCAATATCGTTTGTCAAAaatcgggtccgcttatcatactctaccccAATGTTCTACATAGCGGTAAGATATGGACCTTTTTAACATATTGCATGCGCGCGGTCACCAGCGACCGCCACAGAATTCCTCTGAGGAACGCGGCAGCGCGCACCATCGTTTGTTTAAGGGTTCAGCCATTTCtcatatacagtaaaatatttttcaacatattgaTTTTATGCTCAACAAGtagaaaatttccatttttttcaaaattcttatggtttaatatatctatttttaagAATCAGTGTATCAAGGACTTATACATTTTCAGTGGATGGATCATATTGCTTGACTTGCGGATCAGATAAGAAGTTGAAACTATGGAATCCGTATGAAGCAACTTTATTGAAAACTTACGGAGGACATGGGAACGAGGTTCTGGATGCTTGCAGTTCATGTGACAACAGGTACCAGGAATTATAGTAAAAAAGACCCAACTTTGCACAATCTTCTCAAGCAGTTCAAACTATTGTCATTAGCTGTTAGTTGCCAtgtaataagcagccaccaacacaatcgaatcATGATTAAATCATTGATATCGTCAATAATCATGTGCGCCTAAAAATACTGAATTCAAAGTTCGGACCAAGTTACACCTGCTGATATTTCAAATAACAGTATAATTCTgctggttttaaatcttaaaaataaatatatttaaaattaataagatacTATcctatagttgtaaaatattacaaagcagtaaacgttaatttacttttactattttcaaggataaacgtggAAACTCCTTATGAAACAAGGAACACTGTGTGTCTTGTCGTGATTAGTCAATAGCCAAACacgattttacttttaattaattttgagtgATAATGTTGTGCTGAATTAATTTTGTAggctttttaaaatcatattatagtAAAGCTATATGTAAgagaaaagtatttttgtttcagattacaaaaaataacaaaactttatttaaactatttgagCAGCGTAGTACTTACGATTACTGTAGCCAATCTAaaatggtatttctgcaggtactgtgccgtcaaaactacattcattaattaatttaatattttcatttgtagaTACATTCAGATTAATAGCAAGAtaatctttttacttttttagccttgtagttaatacattattttagtgttattctCTGGATAATAATGTGTATAGAAATTAGTAATGTTCAATAACTAATATAGTAATGCCAATAAATATTCCAATCCATTTAATTAGTACTATGAGATATAAGCTGCAAGTCAATCTCAGCTCAGTTTGTCTTACAGTTCAGTGTTCTTACAGTTCATTGGTCTTACAGCTCAGTTGTCTTACAGTTCAGTGGTCTTACAATTCAGTGGTCTTACAGTTCAGTGGTCTTACAGCTCATTTGTCTTACAGTTCAGTTGTCTTACAGTTCAGTTGTCTTACAGCTCAGTGGTCTTACAGCTCAGTTGTCTTTCAGTTCACTGGTCTTACAGCTCAGTTGTCTTAGGCCGGGTACATACCGAAAGCAACCGGTGATAGCAAACGCAATGTCAACGCAACGGCAACTTGAGTTCCCAATGAATGACATACGCAGTTTAATGGGACTGTGTATACCAAAGTGACTGTGACGTGACAGTGATTCAACGGTCACCTGACTGAGCAACGCAGGCAACTCAAGTCACGACATGCTGTAAACTCGAGTCGCCAGTTGCGCAGTTGCTCTTGTGGAGTGCAGACCGTACTTAACTATGGCTGCTgaacaacaagaaaatattaaatttgcacaGTTTATTGaacagtttgtttgtttgtatgacCATAACAACAAATCATACAGTAACAGAGTGGTGACAGACAAAGCTTGGCAAGCTGTGGCAGATGAGTTTAAACTCACAGGTAAGAAAAAAATGTAAGCAATTTGTtaatttctatgaatattttaatacagtttttgtaattcttgataagcatataaaatacattattttgcctaaaactgttatttacatgTTCACTGGAGCTTTGATGGCTTAGTCCCACTGGGACGGTATTGGGTTACATTCAACGAAATAACGTGCGATTTTGTCCCTTATTAAGTAGTTCCGCTTTCTTGAGCGGCGGAAGTCATCGCGTGGCCTAGTGTACTCAAATTGTTCAGGAAAGCTTGCTGTTCCGTCTCTTGCTTTGATAAAGTTGTGCAGCACACATACAgcttgaacaattttttttaagttaccaGGTTTGCACTGTATTGGTTTTTCCAACACTCTAAAACTTCATGCTCATCATACCAAACGCACACTCTACACTTTTACGTCCTCGTGAGAGTCTGTAATTGAACACTCTTTTTGTATCGTTTAAAACACGTCGCGGGTAAGGTCGCATGAGATTTTCGAGAAGTGGAAATGCTTCATCACCACAGAAAAAGAATGGTACAGGTTCATTACTGACATTATTTGGAAGTGCTCTTGGAAGAGGGAAGTCTAGGCTATTTTGTTTTACCCATTTACCCAATGTCGACGAGTGGAAAACTCCTGCATCATTATTTCTTCCGGGGTATCctacatcaatatttataaatgtccCATCAGCGTCCTGCGCAAGCCATCAACACAGTTGAAAAAAAATGCTTATAATTGTAGTAATTTGAACCAGAATGATCAAAGGATCTAATACGAATGTGCTTGCCGTCTATTGACCCTAGGCAGTTAGGCAGGTTCCATAATTCTTCATATCTTTTCAGCTATAGTTTCCCATTGATTTCTGTCGGGTACTGGCATGAAAAGAGGTTGTAATACAGACCAGATAGCTTCACATGTTTCAGGAACGATAGCTGCTATTGTAGATACACCTCTAAAGAAGTCGTAAGCTAGTTGATGGTAGCTGCATCCCTCACCCAAAAAcctgaaacatttacaaacatttgcaGGGCCGTTACaattaccaaaaattttttttcgtttacATTACATAAAGTTACAggctgtttttcttttttcagtgAAGCAATGCAaggaaaaatggaaaaatataaggACTGTATTTAGAAGACATATTTTCACAAAACCAGTGTCGGGAGCCGGAGGTTCTTCAAAAAAGGAATACTACTTGGCTGATGTGCTGCAATATCTTGTGCCTATTTTAAAAGGTAACCCTAAAAACATTGGAAGCAACCTACCACCACCTCCTGAAACTGATGACCAtcaacaacaaactcttcaagaAGAAGAACCAGCTGATTATAGCATTAACGAAATTGCTGATGATGTGGATGATGACGCGACTGAATTACCCCAAGAAGCAGTGCCGAACGTACCTGAACCCGCTAATAACAGCATATCACAGTTCCGGAAGAAACAGTTGGGCAAAAGGAAGCCGACTACATCACCGTTGGATGAAGCTATGACcaattattttaaagcaaaatcaaTGAAGCCTGCTGAAGATAAATTGGTTCCAGTTGCTGACAATGAAGATAAGTCAGACGAACTTTTTCTGTTGAGTCTTAAAAAAGATATGAAGGAAATGAATTCACGGCAGAAGCGAActtttaaaagaagaatttttagTTTGATCGATGAAGTTCTAGATGATAGTCCTGGTAAGCCAAACGCACGATATGTATTCAAGCTCATCACTACAGTCCTCACGATCACCCAGTGTGCTGACTAATATCATATCATTTCTCCGGGAAATCCTGGCCAGGAGAACGAAGAGTACGTTTTCAACACCTTGACCAATGCATTCGGCATACATTAAGTGACATCATAGtctttttagtgaaatattttataactttcaaataacaataaataaattcatttaaatcaaaCTTACCTTAATGTGATTGTTAATCTTTCGCCCACACCAATTGCGGTTCTGTAGTTAGTATCTTGTTTCAACAGTAGAGGGGTAACTAAATCCAGCAAAAAATCAAAGCTAGCCTTGCTCATCCTGTAGTAGTTGAAAAACTTTTCGGGATATTTTCCCAATTTTTGCAAGGAATGCCACTGACTGCTGTGTAAATTGCTAGAATTGTATGGATGAACACTAAAAACGTCTATGCaacttttttttctgtttttttaagcACATAGAGAAGTACTGCCTCCTCCTCGGACGAAGACATCGGAACAAGTGACTGGAAAACTTGTCAACTTGGGTTTCTTGTTTATGTACACACGTGGTGTAAACCTTGAAGAAACTCCAGTTGACTGAGTTGCGTTGACATTGCGTTGCTATCACCGGTTGCTTTCGGTATGTACCCGGCCTTACAGTTCAGTTGTCTTACAGTTCACTGGTTACAGCTCAGTTGACTTAATTTTCAGTGGTCTTACAGTTCAGTTGTCTTACAATTCACTGGTTACAGCTCAGTTGTCTTACAGCTCAGTTGTCTTACTTTTCAGTGGTCTTACAGTTCAAGTGGTCTTACAGCTCATTTGTCTTTCAGTTCAGTTGTCTTACAGTTCAGTTGTCTTACAGTTCACTGGTCTTGCTCAGTTGTCTTACAGCTCAGTTGTCTTACAGTTCAGTGGTCTTACAGTTCAGTTGTCTTACAGTTCAGTTGTCTTACAGTTCAGTGGTCTTACAGTTCAGTTGTCTTACAGTTCAGTGGTCTTACAGCTCAGTTGTCCAACAACTCAGTTGTGTTACAGTTCAGTGGTCTTTCCTGTTTTAATCTCTAAGTCTCTATGCTCATCTTGTGGAGATGAATTACTACCCGATAATGACTATGTTAAATGTGCTGTAAGTTACACTACGATTGTGCGGGAGTTTGTTGAAAAGTCATGATGACAAATGGGTGACGACCATTGTTGATGTCTACTTATGTAGGAGCATAAAAAAGAGTATTCTGGAAGCTTTTCAAGTGATACTTCTACAACTGATTTGCAGGaacatttacatgtaataaacttaatattcTAGAAAGTTCTTTTTCAAAATCTAGAGAGAAAACTTGTAAAAACTGTCAGCATTACCATTAGTACCAGTAGCTAAAAACTTGAAGTTAGAAAAATtagtcaaacaaatataaaatacagtttgagGAGTTACAACAGTATGGGCGGAATAGCAACATCTAGACAGGTGGTATGTCTGAATTACCAGGTGAAAACTACTTGAATCTGGTAAATAGTAATGGCAATTGCTATTGGAATGTAAACAAATGGTTAGTTGAAATGGGGTAGAGAAGGTGTTGAACGGTTTATTGTTTTCTATATATTCCTAAAGAGTGGTGTTgcgtgtgtgtctgtgtgtgtgtgtgtgtgtgtgtgtgtgtgtgtgtgtgtgtgtgtgtgtgtgtgtgtgtgtgtgtgtgtgtgtatgagagaacaattttattgtttattaacattATGAAGTAGgtaaaaattacttcttttaaGACCGAggtttaatataaactataagcaaatttcatatttaacaaaAGATTTGGTGATTACAGTGTAGGGGGTAGCAGTCACAGTTGCCCATGCTGGGCCAAAGTGGACTAATCAGTCAGTGGAGTAATTGATCCGTTTCATGTAAAACTCACTGTTTTATTCAATCGGGTCGTTGGACCAACGAGCGTGTGGACTAATCGAACCTCagttaatttaatgtttagttGTTATAGAAATGGGGCTGTTGGGACAATGAAGAATATAAGCCATtagtatttcttaataaaatttttaattcgttGGGCTAAAGAACAAACTTTGATTATAAAttgacttttaattataaataagattGCCTTGGGCTATCGAACCATTTAGATAATGTTTTgcttttttgaaataaatcctGTCTGATTATACCATGGCTTATTGGCTCAATGACCcgtcttatttaaaactaaactattggttgggtcgttgggccaacgatcggtggaaTAATGGAACCAGAACCCTACAATAACTTTACTGTCAggctataatacatgtaattaacat containing:
- the LOC124374748 gene encoding LOW QUALITY PROTEIN: WD repeat domain-containing protein 83-like (The sequence of the model RefSeq protein was modified relative to this genomic sequence to represent the inferred CDS: inserted 2 bases in 1 codon; deleted 1 base in 1 codon), giving the protein MSVNVMAKEEFCYKALQVIDCKQGAIRAVRFNVDGSYCLTCGSDKKLKLWNPYEATLLKTYGGHGNEVLDACSSCDNSQILSCGADKTVIAWDVSTGAAVRRLRGHAXATCFGVRYNEESTFALSGSRDNTVMGWDIRSRSQDPVQV